In a genomic window of Mycolicibacter heraklionensis:
- the dosR gene encoding hypoxia response regulator transcription factor DosR/DevR: MITVFLVDDHEVVRRGLIDLLGADPELDVVGEAGSVAEALARIPALSPDVAVLDVRLPDGNGIELCRDLLSRMPELRCLILTSFTSDEAMLDAILAGASGYIVKDIKGMELARAVKEVGAGRSLLDNRAAAALMAKLRGAAAKPDPLSGLSEQERTLLSLLAEGLTNKQIADRMFLAEKTVKNYVSRLLAKLGMERRTQAAVFATKLERARND, from the coding sequence GTGATCACAGTCTTTCTGGTAGACGATCACGAGGTGGTACGGCGCGGCCTGATCGACCTGCTTGGCGCCGATCCCGAACTGGACGTGGTCGGCGAAGCCGGCTCGGTGGCCGAAGCCCTCGCCCGCATACCCGCGCTGAGCCCGGACGTCGCGGTGCTCGACGTCCGGCTGCCGGACGGCAACGGCATCGAACTCTGCCGTGACCTGCTCTCCCGGATGCCCGAGCTGCGGTGCCTGATCCTGACCTCCTTCACCTCCGACGAGGCGATGCTCGATGCCATCCTGGCCGGTGCCAGCGGCTACATCGTCAAGGACATCAAGGGCATGGAGCTGGCCCGCGCGGTCAAGGAAGTCGGTGCTGGACGGTCGCTGCTGGACAACCGCGCCGCAGCCGCCCTGATGGCCAAGCTGCGCGGCGCCGCCGCCAAACCCGACCCGCTGTCCGGACTGTCCGAACAGGAGCGGACACTGCTGAGCCTGCTCGCCGAGGGCCTGACCAACAAGCAGATCGCCGACCGGATGTTCCTGGCGGAGAAAACCGTCAAGAACTACGTGTCACGGCTGCTGGCCAAACTGGGCATGGAGCGTCGCACCCAGGCCGCGGTCTTCGCCACCAAACTCGAGCGCGCGCGGAATGACTGA
- a CDS encoding WS/DGAT/MGAT family O-acyltransferase, producing MEQLTTLDAGFLQAEDSDRHASLALGALAVLEGPAPDYATLFSTLGARISGCRRFAQKLQPHPLDLAPPHWVDDPDFDMAHHVGHIALPHPGGDAELFCFVADQMARRLDRDRPLWHIWVIEGLTDDRWAMLIQVHHCVGDGIATSHLLTGLCDECGDAGEGVASFADHLPGADETVSAPGQSGLHGVSLNPVSWASGLWHVSTSIGAAAMRAARGTVELSAGLLRPGSTTSLNGPMSALRRYSAATVSLDDVNRICRAFDVTVNDVALAALTEAYRGMLDRRGEHPDAETLRTLVPVSTRSGDASGRTDNRVSLMLPFLPVEEANPVRRLHLVHARLRRTKGAGQHQAGSALVAATNRLPFPLTAWAVRLLTRLPQHSVATVATNVPGPSQPLHILGRRVAQILPVPPIALQLRTGVAMLSYAENLSFGILADYDTMPDIDEFAHSIEAAVARLVSSAKRRKNSKNRRPLVGTG from the coding sequence GTGGAGCAACTGACCACTCTGGACGCGGGGTTCCTTCAGGCCGAGGACTCCGACCGCCACGCCAGCCTGGCCCTGGGCGCCCTGGCCGTCCTGGAGGGCCCGGCACCGGACTACGCCACGCTGTTCTCCACCCTGGGCGCGCGAATCAGCGGCTGCCGGCGGTTCGCCCAGAAGCTGCAGCCGCACCCGCTCGACCTGGCACCGCCACACTGGGTGGACGACCCCGACTTCGACATGGCGCACCACGTCGGGCACATCGCCCTGCCGCATCCGGGTGGCGACGCCGAACTGTTCTGCTTCGTCGCCGACCAGATGGCCCGCCGACTGGACCGGGATCGGCCGCTGTGGCATATCTGGGTCATTGAGGGACTGACCGACGACCGGTGGGCGATGCTGATCCAGGTCCACCACTGCGTCGGCGACGGGATCGCCACATCGCACCTGCTCACCGGATTGTGCGACGAATGCGGCGACGCCGGCGAAGGCGTCGCCAGTTTTGCCGACCATCTTCCCGGCGCCGACGAAACTGTCTCGGCCCCCGGCCAATCCGGACTCCACGGGGTCAGCCTCAACCCGGTGAGCTGGGCTTCTGGACTATGGCATGTCTCGACCTCTATCGGCGCCGCCGCGATGCGGGCCGCGCGCGGCACCGTCGAACTGTCGGCGGGGCTGCTGCGCCCGGGCAGCACCACCTCGTTGAACGGGCCGATGAGCGCGCTGCGGCGGTACAGCGCCGCCACGGTGTCCCTCGACGACGTCAACCGGATCTGCCGGGCGTTCGACGTGACCGTCAACGATGTCGCACTGGCCGCCCTGACCGAGGCCTACCGCGGCATGCTGGACCGCCGCGGCGAACACCCGGACGCCGAGACGCTGCGCACCCTGGTACCGGTGTCCACCCGCTCGGGAGATGCCTCCGGCCGGACCGACAACCGGGTCTCGCTGATGCTGCCCTTCTTGCCGGTCGAAGAGGCGAACCCGGTGCGGCGGCTGCACCTGGTGCACGCGCGGCTGCGCCGAACCAAGGGCGCCGGGCAACATCAGGCCGGCAGCGCCCTGGTCGCAGCGACCAACCGTCTGCCGTTTCCGCTGACCGCGTGGGCGGTTCGGCTGTTGACCCGCCTGCCGCAGCACAGCGTCGCCACCGTCGCCACCAATGTGCCCGGACCGTCGCAGCCCCTGCACATCCTGGGCCGGCGGGTTGCCCAGATCTTGCCGGTGCCGCCAATAGCGCTGCAGCTGCGCACCGGGGTGGCGATGCTCAGCTACGCCGAGAATCTGTCCTTCGGCATCCTGGCCGACTACGACACCATGCCCGACATCGACGAATTCGCGCACAGTATTGAAGCCGCGGTGGCCCGCCTGGTGTCCAGCGCCAAGCGGCGCAAGAACAGCAA
- a CDS encoding Acg family FMN-binding oxidoreductase, producing MDEQLAGYPDAAAVRETIRTALLLAARAPSVHNSQPWRWRVDPAPSAPRLDLYVEPDLQLRSVDPDGRGMILSCGAALHHCVVAFAALGQQVKVHRLPDPTHPDHLASIELCPPGPEQDLSQVDVALAAAIPRRRTDRRYFSGWPVAAADIALMGARAARAGVMLRQVDALDRLNAVVARAVFEHRTDYDYLAELTTWSGRYGSVAGVPAESVPAPDAGAAIPGRFFAGPALAQPPGAVPAEDRAVMLALGTETDDRLAQLRSGEATSVVLLTATALGLASCPVTEPLEIAETRAAVRRDVFGTSGYPQMLLRVGWAPINADPLPATPRRFLNDTVQWLIADTREADPGEARGLAVYA from the coding sequence GTGGATGAACAGCTCGCGGGTTACCCGGACGCCGCGGCGGTCCGGGAGACCATCCGAACCGCGTTACTGCTGGCGGCCCGTGCGCCTTCGGTGCACAACTCCCAACCGTGGCGGTGGCGGGTGGACCCGGCGCCGTCGGCGCCCCGGCTGGACCTGTATGTGGAACCCGATCTGCAGCTGCGCAGCGTCGACCCCGACGGCCGGGGCATGATCTTGAGTTGCGGCGCGGCATTGCACCACTGTGTGGTTGCGTTCGCCGCGTTGGGTCAGCAGGTCAAGGTCCATCGGCTGCCCGACCCGACCCACCCTGACCACCTGGCGTCAATCGAGCTCTGTCCGCCGGGCCCGGAACAGGACCTCTCGCAGGTCGACGTTGCGCTGGCGGCGGCGATCCCGCGGCGACGCACCGACCGTCGCTACTTCAGCGGCTGGCCGGTGGCCGCCGCCGACATCGCCTTGATGGGCGCGCGTGCCGCGCGGGCGGGAGTGATGCTGCGCCAAGTCGACGCCCTGGACCGGCTGAACGCGGTGGTGGCTCGCGCGGTGTTCGAGCACCGCACCGACTACGACTACCTTGCCGAGCTGACCACCTGGAGCGGGCGCTACGGGTCGGTGGCCGGCGTTCCGGCGGAGAGTGTTCCGGCGCCGGATGCCGGTGCTGCGATACCCGGCCGGTTCTTCGCAGGGCCGGCACTGGCCCAACCGCCGGGTGCCGTCCCGGCCGAGGACCGCGCGGTAATGCTGGCGCTGGGAACCGAGACCGACGACCGGCTGGCGCAGCTGCGCTCCGGCGAGGCCACCAGCGTGGTGCTGCTGACCGCGACGGCATTGGGGCTGGCCAGCTGCCCGGTCACCGAGCCACTGGAGATCGCCGAAACCCGTGCCGCGGTGCGCCGCGACGTCTTCGGCACCAGCGGCTATCCGCAGATGCTGCTGCGGGTGGGCTGGGCGCCGATCAATGCCGACCCGCTGCCGGCGACCCCGCGGCGCTTCCTCAACGACACCGTCCAATGGCTGATCGCCGACACCCGGGAGGCCGATCCGGGGGAAGCCCGGGGGCTGGCGGTCTACGCCTGA
- a CDS encoding GAF domain-containing sensor histidine kinase, whose product MTDDALEDGPNPLRDKLSHLQLRELLVGVQDRVQQIVEGRDRLDGLLAAMLAVTSGLELDETLRTIVQTATNLVEAKYGALEVHDRDRRMLHFVYEGIDAETFARIGRLPEGLGIVGLLIDDPHPLRLDDVSEHPASVGFPPNHPPMRTFLGVPVGVRGEVVGNLYLTEKANGQPFSEDDEVLVQALAAAAGIAIANARLYAQAKARQSWIESTRDIATELLSGTDPTTVFRLIADEASKLTGAESALVAIPLDEDAPEAEISELLVVETIGPTMASLSGETIPVAGSPVGEAFSKREPHRVDRLRLSGVGAAGPALILPLRAADAVAGVVVVMRHSTTAPFSIEQLDMMAAFADQAALAWQLATTQRRIHELDVVTDRDRIARDLHDHVIQRLFAVGLSLQGTIPRSRDAVVQRRLSDAVDDLQAIIGEIRTTIFDLHGVASAATPLRQRLDNAVAQFSGSGLHTTVQFVGPLSVVEPGLADHAEAVVSEAVSNAVRHSGATALTVQIKVEDDLSIEVTDNGRGMPKAIHRSGLANLGRRAEQAGGTFSVASAPDGGTVLRWSAPLVS is encoded by the coding sequence ATGACTGACGACGCACTTGAGGACGGCCCGAACCCCCTGCGCGACAAACTTTCTCATTTGCAGCTGCGCGAACTGCTGGTAGGCGTGCAAGACCGGGTCCAGCAGATCGTGGAAGGACGCGACCGTCTCGACGGACTGCTGGCGGCGATGCTGGCAGTCACCTCGGGTTTGGAACTCGACGAGACCCTGCGCACCATCGTGCAGACCGCCACCAACCTGGTCGAGGCCAAATACGGTGCGCTGGAAGTGCACGACCGCGACCGCCGGATGCTGCACTTCGTCTACGAAGGCATCGACGCCGAGACGTTCGCGCGGATTGGGCGGCTGCCCGAGGGCTTGGGCATCGTCGGCCTGCTGATCGACGACCCGCACCCCCTGCGACTGGACGATGTCTCCGAACACCCTGCCTCGGTGGGGTTTCCACCAAACCATCCCCCGATGCGGACGTTCCTCGGCGTACCGGTGGGCGTGCGCGGCGAGGTCGTCGGCAACCTGTACCTCACCGAAAAGGCCAACGGGCAGCCGTTCAGCGAAGACGACGAAGTGCTGGTGCAGGCGCTGGCGGCTGCCGCCGGGATCGCGATCGCCAACGCCCGGTTGTATGCCCAGGCCAAAGCGCGGCAGTCCTGGATCGAATCCACCCGTGACATCGCGACCGAACTGCTGTCCGGAACCGACCCCACCACGGTGTTCAGGTTGATCGCCGACGAGGCCAGCAAGCTCACCGGCGCCGAGTCGGCACTGGTGGCCATCCCGCTCGACGAGGACGCTCCCGAAGCCGAGATCAGCGAACTCTTGGTGGTCGAAACCATCGGGCCGACAATGGCTTCGCTGTCCGGGGAGACGATCCCCGTGGCCGGCTCGCCCGTCGGCGAGGCCTTCTCGAAGCGGGAACCGCACCGGGTCGACCGGCTGCGGTTGTCCGGTGTCGGCGCTGCCGGGCCGGCCCTGATACTGCCGCTGCGCGCCGCCGACGCGGTGGCCGGTGTGGTCGTGGTGATGCGGCACAGCACCACGGCCCCGTTCAGCATCGAGCAACTCGACATGATGGCGGCGTTCGCCGACCAGGCCGCGCTGGCCTGGCAGCTGGCCACCACGCAGCGCCGCATCCACGAACTCGACGTGGTCACCGACCGGGACCGAATCGCACGCGACCTGCACGACCATGTGATTCAACGGCTTTTCGCCGTCGGGTTGTCGTTGCAGGGCACCATTCCACGGAGCCGGGATGCCGTGGTGCAGCGCCGGCTCTCCGATGCGGTCGACGACCTGCAGGCGATCATCGGCGAGATCCGCACCACGATCTTCGACCTGCACGGCGTCGCTTCCGCGGCGACACCCTTACGGCAGCGACTGGACAACGCGGTGGCCCAATTCTCCGGGTCGGGGCTGCACACCACCGTCCAGTTCGTCGGCCCGCTGTCGGTGGTGGAGCCGGGTCTGGCCGATCACGCCGAGGCGGTGGTCTCCGAGGCGGTCAGCAATGCGGTCCGGCATTCGGGCGCCACCGCGCTGACCGTGCAGATCAAAGTCGAAGACGACTTGAGCATCGAGGTGACCGACAACGGCCGCGGAATGCCCAAGGCGATCCACCGCAGCGGCCTGGCCAACCTGGGTCGGCGCGCCGAGCAGGCCGGCGGAACCTTCAGCGTCGCATCGGCGCCCGATGGCGGGACCGTGCTGCGCTGGTCGGCTCCCCTGGTGTCGTAA